A window from Mesorhizobium sp. WSM2240 encodes these proteins:
- a CDS encoding GntR family transcriptional regulator has product MNQLRKIGSADTAPEAAFVNVPLRQRLKEALLRRILGGHYHPGERLVELRIAQEFGTSQGPVREALRELEATGLVTNLPRRGTYVAEVMGEGLREIYAVRGALEEQATRTATAKRSCDLALLQREVDMMHAAALAADTHGVVEHSVKFHRAIMQAAGNRLLLNIWQSLQIETRTTITMLVEGLDLVEIADSHQPIVDAIASGDAERAACVAREHQEYFERLPVPTRTGS; this is encoded by the coding sequence ATGAACCAACTGCGCAAGATCGGATCAGCGGATACAGCGCCGGAGGCGGCGTTCGTGAACGTTCCCCTGCGCCAGCGGCTCAAGGAGGCGCTGCTGCGGCGCATACTGGGCGGCCACTACCATCCCGGCGAACGGCTGGTGGAATTGCGGATTGCGCAGGAATTCGGGACGAGCCAAGGTCCAGTACGCGAGGCGCTGCGCGAGCTGGAGGCGACCGGCCTCGTCACCAATTTACCGCGGCGCGGGACATATGTCGCCGAGGTGATGGGCGAAGGGCTGCGCGAGATCTATGCGGTGCGCGGCGCGCTCGAGGAGCAGGCGACCAGGACCGCCACGGCCAAGCGGAGCTGCGATCTGGCTCTTCTGCAGCGCGAGGTCGACATGATGCATGCGGCCGCGCTGGCGGCCGATACGCATGGCGTGGTCGAGCATTCGGTAAAGTTCCACCGTGCCATCATGCAGGCGGCCGGCAACCGGCTGCTGCTCAACATCTGGCAGTCGCTGCAGATCGAGACCCGCACCACCATCACGATGCTGGTCGAAGGCCTCGACCTTGTCGAGATCGCCGACAGTCATCAGCCGATCGTCGACGCGATCGCGAGCGGCGACGCCGAGCGGGCGGCGTGCGTGGCGCGCGAGCACCAGGAATATTTCGAGCGGCTGCCGGTGCCGACGCGCACCGGATCCTGA
- a CDS encoding 2'-deoxycytidine 5'-triphosphate deaminase, producing MRQTGILPDQDIAGLFQSGALVSAKALDADQIQPASLDLRLGEKAWRVRASFLPGPNCRVSEKLDRLKLHEIDLTNGAVLETGCVYIVPLLESLNLPAGVSASANPKSSTGRLDIFTRVMTDRGQEFDKIQAGYSGPLYLEVSPRTFPIIARTGSRLSQIRFRIGNALLSETELHRLHAGETLVASEMPNISGGGIALSIDLSGDAGRLIGYRGKHHTSLVDVDKRAAHGVYDFWEPLYNRGGAGELILDPDEFYILVSREAVHVPPLYAAEMTPFDPLVGEFRVHYAGFFDPGFGHSAAGGTGSRAVLEVRSHEVPFILEHGQIVGRLVYEHMLSRPKALYGTDLGSNYQAQGLKLSKHFRPAD from the coding sequence TTGCGGCAGACGGGCATTCTTCCGGACCAGGACATTGCGGGGCTGTTTCAGTCCGGCGCGCTGGTGTCTGCCAAAGCGCTCGACGCGGACCAGATCCAGCCGGCAAGCCTCGACCTGAGGCTCGGCGAGAAAGCCTGGCGGGTGCGCGCCAGCTTCCTGCCGGGACCGAACTGTCGCGTTTCGGAAAAGCTCGATCGGCTGAAGCTGCACGAGATCGACCTGACAAACGGCGCGGTGCTCGAGACCGGCTGCGTCTACATCGTGCCGCTGCTCGAAAGCCTGAACCTGCCGGCCGGCGTGTCGGCCTCGGCAAATCCGAAAAGCTCGACCGGACGCCTCGACATCTTCACCCGCGTCATGACCGATCGCGGCCAGGAATTCGACAAGATCCAGGCCGGCTATTCCGGCCCGCTCTATCTGGAGGTCAGCCCCCGCACCTTCCCGATCATCGCGCGCACCGGCTCGCGGCTTTCCCAGATCCGCTTCCGCATCGGCAACGCGCTGCTTTCGGAAACGGAGCTTCACCGGCTGCACGCTGGCGAAACGCTGGTCGCATCCGAAATGCCGAACATTTCCGGCGGCGGCATAGCGCTCTCGATCGACCTCAGCGGCGATGCCGGCCGCCTGATCGGCTATCGCGGCAAGCACCACACCAGCCTGGTCGACGTCGACAAGCGCGCCGCCCACGGCGTCTATGATTTCTGGGAGCCGCTCTACAATCGCGGCGGGGCGGGCGAACTCATCCTCGACCCGGACGAGTTCTACATCCTTGTGTCGCGCGAGGCGGTGCACGTGCCTCCGCTCTACGCCGCCGAGATGACGCCTTTCGATCCGTTGGTCGGCGAATTCCGGGTGCACTATGCCGGCTTCTTCGATCCCGGTTTCGGCCATTCGGCCGCCGGCGGTACCGGCAGCCGCGCTGTGCTGGAAGTGCGCAGCCACGAAGTGCCGTTCATCCTCGAGCACGGCCAGATCGTCGGCCGCCTCGTCTACGAGCACATGCTGTCGCGGCCGAAAGCGCTCTACGGGACCGATCTCGGCTCGAACTACCAGGCGCAGGGCCTGAAACTCTCGAAGCATTTTCGTCCGGCGGACTGA
- a CDS encoding O-succinylhomoserine sulfhydrylase: MTIEKKRNWKPATQLVHSGTLRSGFGETSEAIYLTQGYVYDTAEAAEARFKGEEPGFIYSRYANPTVDMFEKRMCALEGAEDARATASGMAAVTAAILCSLTAGDHIVAARALFGSCRWVVETLAPRYGIEATLVDGTRIENWERAVRPNTKLFFLESPTNPTLEVIDIEAVARLANSIGGRLVVDNVFATPLQQKPLTLGAHVVVYSATKHIDGQGRCLGGIILSDKKWIDENLHDYFRHTGPSLSPFNAWTLLKGLETLPLRVRQQTESAGKIADFLAERPEVSRVIYPGRSDHPQADLVKKQMLGGSTLICLDLKDGKKSAFAFQNALDVVLISNNLGDAKSLITHPATTTHKNLSDEARAELGIGPGTLRLSVGLEDTDDLLEDIEQALRAVG, translated from the coding sequence ATGACCATCGAAAAGAAGCGCAACTGGAAGCCAGCCACCCAGCTCGTGCACTCCGGAACGCTGCGTTCGGGCTTCGGCGAGACCTCCGAGGCGATCTACCTGACGCAGGGCTATGTCTACGACACTGCCGAAGCCGCCGAAGCCCGTTTCAAGGGCGAGGAGCCGGGCTTCATCTATTCGCGCTACGCCAATCCGACCGTCGACATGTTCGAAAAGCGCATGTGCGCGCTGGAGGGCGCCGAGGACGCGCGCGCCACGGCGTCGGGCATGGCGGCGGTGACGGCGGCGATTCTGTGCTCCCTCACGGCCGGCGACCATATCGTTGCCGCGCGCGCGCTGTTCGGCTCCTGCCGGTGGGTGGTCGAGACGCTGGCGCCGAGATACGGCATCGAGGCGACGCTGGTCGACGGCACCAGGATCGAGAATTGGGAGAGGGCGGTGCGCCCCAACACCAAGCTCTTTTTCCTCGAAAGCCCGACCAACCCGACGCTCGAAGTCATCGACATCGAGGCCGTGGCAAGGCTCGCCAATTCGATCGGCGGCCGGCTGGTGGTCGACAATGTATTCGCCACCCCGCTGCAGCAGAAGCCGCTCACGCTCGGCGCGCATGTCGTCGTCTATTCGGCGACCAAGCACATCGACGGCCAGGGGCGGTGTCTCGGCGGCATCATCCTGTCGGACAAGAAGTGGATCGACGAGAATTTGCACGACTATTTCCGCCACACCGGCCCGAGCCTGTCGCCGTTCAACGCCTGGACGCTTCTCAAGGGGCTGGAGACGCTGCCGCTGCGGGTGCGCCAGCAGACGGAAAGCGCCGGCAAAATCGCCGATTTCCTGGCCGAGCGGCCAGAGGTTTCGCGCGTGATCTATCCGGGACGCAGCGATCATCCGCAAGCCGATCTCGTGAAGAAGCAGATGCTCGGCGGCTCGACGCTGATCTGCCTCGACCTGAAGGACGGCAAGAAATCCGCCTTCGCCTTCCAGAACGCACTGGACGTGGTGCTGATCTCCAACAATCTCGGCGACGCCAAAAGCCTGATCACGCACCCCGCGACCACCACGCACAAGAACCTCTCCGACGAGGCGCGCGCCGAACTCGGCATCGGGCCAGGGACGCTGCGCCTTTCGGTCGGGCTGGAGGATACAGACGATCTGCTGGAGGACATCGAGCAGGCGCTGCGGGCGGTGGGGTGA
- a CDS encoding IS630 family transposase, with product MIRGGFLSEEGRAYLQAVVRRPTERHGVARRANAILLLDDGWSCEDVARALYLDDDTVRGWHKAFTTDGTQALRSFGWKGSQSKLSRCQEAELVETLSAKLFPSTAAVMAHVERRYGIAYSKPGMIQLLHRLGFDYRKPKGLPAKADAAAQEAFVTCYDKLLNRLEPDEIVYFSDAVHPEYQSRPAYGWIRRGDKLAVKRGKGRERMNLMGALCLENFDLQLIETLKMSTQTTIDLLAKLERANPNKRVIHLILDRAPVHRGEAVRGWLTRPGCRIRLHFLPAYAPNLNAIERLWKVMHEHVTHNRYYDNFRAFADAIMRFFKSTLPRNWKTIRDTVNDNFVIVRPEQFRVIGQTGYYFLPRKGSGSLEVRAGGKK from the coding sequence ATGATTCGCGGCGGTTTTCTCAGCGAGGAAGGGCGTGCCTATCTGCAGGCGGTGGTGCGGCGGCCGACGGAGAGGCACGGGGTTGCGCGCCGTGCCAACGCCATCCTGCTGCTGGACGACGGCTGGAGCTGTGAAGATGTAGCGCGGGCGCTCTACCTCGACGACGACACGGTGCGCGGCTGGCACAAGGCTTTTACCACCGACGGAACGCAAGCGTTGCGGAGCTTCGGCTGGAAGGGCAGCCAGAGCAAGCTGTCGCGCTGCCAGGAAGCCGAACTGGTCGAGACGTTGTCGGCCAAGCTTTTTCCGAGCACGGCGGCGGTGATGGCGCATGTCGAACGGCGCTACGGGATCGCCTATTCCAAACCGGGAATGATCCAGCTGTTGCACCGGCTGGGTTTCGATTACCGCAAGCCCAAGGGGCTGCCGGCCAAGGCCGACGCGGCGGCGCAGGAAGCTTTCGTGACCTGCTACGATAAGCTGCTCAACCGGCTCGAGCCCGACGAGATCGTCTACTTCAGCGATGCCGTGCATCCCGAGTATCAAAGCCGGCCGGCCTATGGCTGGATCCGGCGCGGCGACAAGCTCGCCGTCAAGCGCGGCAAGGGCCGTGAACGCATGAACCTCATGGGCGCACTGTGCCTGGAGAACTTCGACCTGCAGCTGATCGAAACACTGAAGATGTCGACACAGACGACGATCGATCTGCTTGCCAAGCTGGAGCGCGCCAACCCAAACAAACGTGTGATCCACCTTATCCTCGACCGGGCGCCGGTTCACCGCGGCGAGGCCGTCAGAGGCTGGCTGACGCGGCCAGGATGCCGCATCCGGCTGCATTTCCTGCCCGCTTACGCCCCCAATCTCAACGCCATCGAGCGATTGTGGAAAGTCATGCACGAGCATGTCACCCACAACCGCTACTACGACAATTTCCGCGCCTTCGCCGACGCCATCATGCGCTTCTTCAAATCCACCCTGCCGCGGAACTGGAAGACCATCCGCGATACCGTCAACGACAATTTCGTTATCGTTCGACCCGAGCAATTTCGGGTTATCGGCCAGACCGGGTATTACTTTCTTCCGCGGAAAGGCAGCGGCAGTCTAGAGGTTCGCGCTGGCGGAAAAAAGTAA
- a CDS encoding MATE family efflux transporter: MRQQQPEAVSARPFAVTHRSVLSIAIPMTLAYLTTPMLGLVDTAVVGQFGDAALLGGLAAGALVFDVVFTTFNFLRSGTTGLVAQAFGRGDEIEEQAVFWRAFAIALVAGLVLAACAPLVSIVGIWFIDAEPGVNAALDEYVRIRFLGVPFALINYAILGYVLGRGEGGLGLVLQLVLNSINIALSIMLGLWLAWGVAGVAWGTVIGEFAAMLLGLAIIVVRFSKSPRLPRERLLHAEPFWAMVSLNRDIMIRSFSLLAAFALFTRQGAQFGTLTLAANAVLMNFFMISGFFLDGFATAAEQLAGRAVGARNVTAFRRAVWLTSIWGFGLAGVACAAFLLAGRDLIALITTAEDIRDIASAYLPWAAFTAVSGVLAFQMDGVFIGATWSTDMRNMMLLSLGVSVAAMLVLTGSFGNHGLWAALHIFLVVRGLSLLAILRLRLRTFS; this comes from the coding sequence ATGCGGCAGCAACAGCCAGAAGCGGTTTCGGCGAGACCTTTCGCGGTGACGCACCGCAGCGTGCTGTCGATAGCCATACCGATGACGCTCGCTTATCTGACGACGCCTATGCTCGGGCTGGTCGACACGGCCGTGGTCGGGCAATTCGGAGACGCAGCGCTTTTAGGCGGCCTGGCGGCGGGCGCGCTGGTGTTCGACGTGGTCTTCACCACCTTCAACTTCCTGCGTTCAGGAACAACCGGGCTGGTGGCGCAGGCATTCGGTCGCGGCGACGAAATAGAGGAGCAGGCGGTGTTCTGGCGCGCTTTCGCCATCGCGCTGGTCGCGGGCCTGGTGCTGGCGGCATGCGCGCCGCTGGTTTCGATCGTTGGCATCTGGTTCATAGATGCGGAACCCGGCGTCAACGCTGCGCTGGACGAATATGTCCGAATAAGGTTTCTCGGGGTGCCGTTCGCACTGATCAATTACGCGATCCTCGGCTATGTGCTCGGCAGGGGCGAGGGCGGGCTCGGCCTGGTCCTGCAACTCGTCCTCAACAGCATCAACATCGCGCTGTCGATCATGCTCGGCTTGTGGCTCGCATGGGGCGTGGCGGGCGTCGCTTGGGGCACGGTCATCGGCGAGTTCGCGGCCATGCTGCTCGGCCTCGCCATCATCGTCGTCCGCTTTTCAAAATCGCCACGCCTGCCGCGCGAGCGGCTTCTGCACGCCGAACCGTTCTGGGCCATGGTTTCACTCAACCGCGACATCATGATCCGGTCCTTCTCTCTGCTGGCGGCGTTCGCCCTGTTCACGCGACAAGGCGCGCAGTTCGGCACGCTGACGCTCGCCGCGAATGCGGTGCTGATGAACTTCTTCATGATCTCGGGCTTCTTCCTCGACGGATTCGCGACCGCCGCCGAGCAACTGGCAGGGCGCGCCGTCGGCGCGCGCAACGTTACCGCCTTCCGGCGAGCCGTGTGGCTGACGTCGATATGGGGCTTCGGCCTTGCCGGCGTCGCCTGCGCCGCGTTTCTGCTCGCTGGGCGCGACCTGATCGCGCTGATCACGACGGCGGAGGATATTCGCGACATAGCCTCGGCCTATCTGCCATGGGCGGCGTTCACTGCCGTCAGCGGCGTGCTCGCCTTCCAGATGGACGGCGTCTTCATCGGCGCGACCTGGTCGACCGACATGCGCAATATGATGCTGCTCTCGCTTGGCGTGTCCGTGGCCGCCATGCTGGTGCTGACCGGGTCCTTCGGAAATCACGGCCTGTGGGCGGCGCTGCACATCTTCCTGGTCGTGAGGGGACTGAGCCTGCTGGCGATACTTCGGCTGCGGCTTCGGACATTCAGTTGA
- a CDS encoding quinone-dependent dihydroorotate dehydrogenase, translating to MNAIDRLGQRLLFTLDPETAHGLSIKALKCGLPVAARPPVDRRLKVRACGLDFPNPLGMAAGYDKNGEVPDALLNLGFGFAEIGSVTPLPQPGNPKPRIFRLTKDEAVINRLGFNNEGHVRCEERLAARAGRPGIVGVNIGANKDSADRIADYGLGVKRFARYASYLTVNISSPNTPGLRNMQARTELAELLSRVTAARAALADGAGRKTPLFLKIAPDLAEAELEDIAAEVAAAAIDGVIVSNTTISRPTLQSVALSGEAGGLSGKPLFERSTTVLAKMRRLVGPDLALIGVGGVNSAETALEKIRAGADLVQLYTGMIYAGPALPGRIVGDMARFAEREGLSSIGSLRDSRLDHWAAKPL from the coding sequence ATGAACGCCATCGACCGGCTCGGCCAGAGGCTGCTCTTCACGCTCGATCCGGAAACTGCGCACGGCCTGTCGATCAAGGCGCTGAAATGCGGATTGCCGGTCGCCGCGAGGCCGCCCGTCGACCGCCGGCTGAAGGTCCGCGCGTGCGGGCTGGATTTCCCGAACCCGCTGGGCATGGCCGCCGGCTACGACAAGAACGGCGAAGTGCCCGATGCGCTGCTCAATCTCGGCTTCGGCTTCGCCGAGATCGGCAGCGTCACGCCGCTGCCGCAGCCGGGCAATCCGAAGCCGCGCATTTTCAGGCTGACGAAGGACGAAGCCGTCATTAACCGGCTTGGCTTCAATAATGAGGGCCATGTCCGCTGCGAAGAGCGGCTCGCCGCGCGGGCCGGCCGCCCCGGCATTGTCGGCGTCAACATCGGCGCCAACAAGGACAGCGCCGACCGCATCGCCGACTATGGACTGGGCGTGAAGCGCTTCGCCCGCTACGCCTCGTATCTGACCGTCAACATCTCGTCGCCCAACACGCCGGGTCTGCGCAACATGCAGGCGCGCACCGAGCTCGCCGAACTCCTGTCACGCGTCACCGCCGCTCGGGCGGCGCTTGCCGACGGCGCGGGGCGAAAAACGCCGCTGTTTTTGAAGATCGCACCCGATCTGGCCGAGGCCGAGCTCGAGGACATAGCGGCCGAAGTCGCCGCCGCTGCGATCGACGGCGTCATTGTCTCGAACACGACGATCTCCCGCCCCACTTTGCAATCGGTCGCTCTTTCGGGCGAGGCCGGCGGCCTGTCGGGAAAACCGCTATTCGAGCGCTCCACCACTGTGCTCGCAAAAATGCGCCGGCTCGTCGGGCCCGATCTGGCGCTGATCGGCGTCGGCGGCGTCAACTCCGCCGAGACTGCACTCGAAAAAATCCGTGCCGGGGCCGATCTCGTGCAGCTTTATACCGGGATGATCTATGCAGGTCCGGCGCTCCCCGGCCGCATCGTCGGCGATATGGCGCGTTTCGCTGAACGCGAGGGCCTTTCAAGCATTGGCAGTCTACGCGACAGCCGGCTGGACCATTGGGCCGCCAAGCCGCTTTAG
- a CDS encoding DUF952 domain-containing protein, translating to MRQTVYKICPEALWREAENSGVFSGAPIDIADGFIHFSTADQVEETATRHFAGQSGLLLVAIDAERLGPALKYEVSRGGALFPHLYGALDLSAVIWAKPLPLGANGHEFPPLEPS from the coding sequence ATGCGACAGACCGTTTACAAGATATGCCCGGAAGCGCTGTGGCGCGAGGCCGAAAATTCCGGAGTGTTTTCCGGCGCGCCGATCGACATCGCCGACGGCTTCATCCACTTCTCCACCGCCGATCAGGTCGAGGAGACAGCGACGCGCCATTTCGCCGGCCAGTCCGGCCTGCTCCTGGTGGCGATCGACGCCGAAAGGCTCGGACCAGCGCTGAAATACGAGGTTTCGCGCGGCGGCGCGCTGTTCCCGCATCTCTACGGCGCTCTCGACCTGTCCGCGGTGATCTGGGCGAAGCCGCTGCCGCTCGGCGCGAACGGCCATGAATTTCCGCCGCTGGAGCCTTCATGA
- a CDS encoding response regulator transcription factor, with product MPSGYKFVIADDHPLFRGALKQALGGIADVATILEAGDFEATKALVAANEDVDLVLLDLSMPGASGLSGLISLRGIHSAVPMVVVSAHDDAETIRRALELGASGFISKSASMEDIRAGVMTVLSGGITAPVGIDLGVERDPEISDLIKRLQSLTPQQARVLGMLAEGLLNKQIAYELSVSEATIKAHVSAVLQKLGVDSRTQAVILLSKIGTDPLPAA from the coding sequence TTGCCGTCAGGCTACAAGTTCGTCATCGCGGACGACCATCCCCTGTTTCGCGGCGCGCTGAAGCAGGCGCTCGGCGGCATAGCCGATGTCGCGACGATCCTCGAGGCCGGAGATTTCGAGGCGACGAAGGCGCTCGTTGCGGCCAATGAGGATGTCGACCTCGTGCTGCTCGATTTGTCGATGCCTGGCGCCAGCGGCCTTTCCGGCCTGATCTCGCTGCGCGGCATCCATTCGGCGGTGCCCATGGTGGTGGTGTCGGCCCATGACGATGCCGAGACGATACGGCGCGCGCTTGAACTCGGCGCGTCCGGCTTCATCTCGAAGTCGGCGAGCATGGAAGACATAAGGGCGGGCGTGATGACGGTGCTGTCGGGCGGGATCACGGCGCCTGTAGGCATCGACCTCGGCGTCGAGCGCGACCCCGAAATTTCCGACCTGATCAAGCGGCTGCAATCGCTGACCCCGCAGCAGGCGAGGGTGCTCGGCATGCTGGCTGAAGGGCTTCTGAACAAGCAGATCGCCTACGAACTCAGCGTCTCGGAAGCGACGATCAAGGCGCATGTCTCGGCGGTGCTGCAGAAACTTGGCGTGGACAGCCGCACCCAGGCGGTGATCCTGCTGTCCAAGATCGGAACCGACCCGCTGCCGGCGGCTTGA
- a CDS encoding threo-3-hydroxy-L-aspartate ammonia-lyase has protein sequence MIESSSPSLRITTFEDVLAARARISGAAHKTPVLTSRTADAKVGASLFFKAENLQRGGAFKFRGAYNAIAALEASVRQNGVVAYSSGNHAQAVAYAARLQGVPATNVMPSDAPAMKIAATKGYGAEIVFYDRYTEDREGISRRLAAERGAALIPPYDHPEIIAGQGTAALELIEEVGPIDMLVVPLGGGGLLAGSALAARATAPACTIVGVEPEAGNDGQQSLHKGEVVRIPVPKSIADGALTTHLGNHNFPILKDNVDDIVTISDAQLIETMKFLAERMKLIVEPTGCLAAAAVMHGAVACAGKRVGILLSGGNVDLKVLAAILGA, from the coding sequence GTGATCGAATCCTCATCGCCTTCGCTGCGCATAACCACCTTCGAGGATGTGCTGGCGGCGCGGGCGCGGATTTCAGGCGCCGCGCACAAGACGCCGGTCCTGACCTCGCGAACCGCCGACGCGAAGGTGGGCGCAAGCCTGTTCTTCAAGGCGGAGAACCTTCAGCGTGGCGGCGCTTTCAAATTTCGCGGCGCTTACAATGCAATAGCCGCGCTGGAGGCGAGCGTCCGCCAAAACGGCGTCGTCGCCTATTCCTCCGGCAACCACGCCCAGGCGGTCGCCTACGCGGCCAGGCTCCAGGGTGTTCCCGCGACCAACGTCATGCCGAGCGACGCGCCGGCGATGAAAATTGCCGCGACCAAGGGCTACGGAGCCGAAATCGTCTTCTATGACCGCTACACGGAAGATCGCGAGGGGATCAGCCGTCGCCTCGCCGCCGAGCGCGGAGCGGCTCTGATCCCGCCATACGACCATCCCGAAATTATTGCGGGACAGGGCACCGCCGCGCTGGAACTGATCGAGGAGGTCGGGCCGATCGACATGCTTGTCGTGCCGCTGGGCGGTGGCGGCCTCCTTGCCGGCAGCGCGCTCGCTGCCCGGGCGACGGCGCCCGCCTGCACAATTGTCGGCGTGGAGCCGGAGGCCGGCAATGACGGCCAGCAATCATTGCACAAGGGCGAAGTGGTTCGCATCCCCGTGCCGAAGTCCATCGCCGACGGCGCCCTCACCACCCATCTCGGCAACCACAATTTCCCCATCCTGAAAGACAACGTCGACGACATCGTCACGATCTCGGACGCGCAACTGATCGAGACGATGAAGTTCCTCGCCGAGCGCATGAAGCTGATCGTGGAGCCGACAGGCTGCCTCGCCGCCGCCGCCGTCATGCATGGCGCGGTCGCCTGCGCCGGCAAGCGGGTCGGCATTCTGCTCAGCGGCGGCAATGTCGACCTGAAAGTGCTGGCGGCGATTCTGGGGGCATGA